CGGTGCTGACGCCCCTGGGCAGCGGCTGGAGCTTGAACACCACCCTGGTGACGATGCCGAGCACGCCCTCGCTGCCGATGAACAGGTGCTTCAGGTCCATGCCGGCGTTGTTCTTGACCATCTGGTTGAGCATGCTCAGCACCGTGCCGTCGGCGAGCACCACCTCGAGCCCGAGCACCAGGTCGCGGGTGTTGCCGTAGCGGATCACGCGGTTGCCGCCGGCGTTGGTGGCGACGTTGCCGCCCACCTGGCACGAGCCGCGTGCGCCGAGGTCGACCGCGAGCAACGCGCCGGCGTCGCGGCAGGCCTCCTGCACCGTCTGCAGGATCGCGCCGGCCTCGACGATCACCGTGCCCGAATCGACGTCGATGCGCTCGATGCGGTTCATGCGCTCGAGCGAGACGACGACCTCGCCGCCGGCCGGCACCGCGCCGCCGACCAGGCCGGTGAGCCCGCCCTGCGGCACCACCGCCTGGCCGTGGGCGTGGCAGATCGCCAGCATGCGCGACAGCTCCTCGGTGCTGCGCGGGCGCAGGATCGCCAGCGGCTGGCCGCCGGCACAGCCGCTCCAGTCCTGCAGGTATTTCGGGCTGGCGTCGCCGGGGAGCACGTCGGCGCCGAAGGCGACGGTCAGTGATTCCAGCGCGGCAGGGGAAGTGGCGTTCAGGGCAGTCATCGGCTTGGTTCTCCGGCGTGCGTTTCGAATCGGATAGTGCGTTGGGTTCATGCGCCCGTGCAGGCGGGCGATGGTGGAAGTCGGTCGGTTCGGTGTCAATATTTGTCCGTCGATCCTGGTGATCGGGATCAGCCGAATGTCTTCTGCGGAGTACCGATGAGCGCACCGCGTCCCGAGATCCTCTTCGTCCACGGCCTGTGGATGCACGGCTGCGTGTTCGCGCTGCACCGTCGCCGGCTGCGGGAAATGGGGCGGTGCAGCCATGCGTATTCGTATCCCTCGCTGCGTGGTTCGCTCGCGGGGGCGGCCGATGGGCTGGCGGACATGATCACGCGCCTCGATCGCCCGCTGCATCTCGTCGGGCACAGCCTGGGCGGCTGTGTGGTGCTGGACATGCTCGCTCGTCACCGCCCCGAAGGGATCCGGCGAGTGGTGCTGCTCGGATCGCCGGCGCTCGGCTCCTACCCGGCGCAGCGCATCCTGCGTGTGCCGGTGCTGCGCCATGCGCTTGGCCGCGTGTTGCCGCAATGGCTGGCGCGGGTGCGGCCCGTGGTGCCGCCGGACCATGAGATCGGTGTGGTTGCGGGCCGGTTGCCGATCGGCCTCGGGCGCATCGTGCCCGGCGTGCCCAGGCCCAACGACGGCATGGTTACGGTGGCGGAGACGCGCTGGCCGGGCGCGCGCGACCACATCGTGCTGCCCGTCACCCACCTGCAATTGCTGTGGTCACGCGCCTGCCTGCTGCAGGCCGTCCATTTCCTCGATACCGGCGCCTTCGATCACGGCGTGCCGCGGCGCTGACGTCGGCTCGCCAGCGCCCGTCCGGGCGGCGAAGGGGCGAGGCGGGCTAGTCCCCGGTGTCGCGCCTGGCGTCGGCCATGTGCGCCTCACAGCGCGTCGCGGATCTCCTCCAGCGTCTTGCGCAGCGCGGCCAGGTCCTGGCCGAGCAGGGTGATCAGGCAGTCGAGGTTCTCGATCACCGAGGCGCGTTCGCGCGGACTGGCGCCGCGGGTGATCACCCCGCGATAGCCGTCGCGGATGCGCTCGGCGATCTCCGCGCATGGGGCCGGCAGGCTGGTCGTGCGCCGTGGGCGCGCGCGGACGGCGGACGCGCCGATGCAGCGCTCGAGCAGGCGCACAAGCTCCAGGTCGGCGAGCGCGGCGCCGTCCCAGAAGTCGGGCTCGCGGTCGTAGCGCGCCTGCAGGTCGGCCTGCAGGCGGACGATGTCGGCTTCCAGTGCCTGCCGCCAGGTGTCGGGGCGTCCGGGGTCCAGCCGCCCGGCAAGCAGCGCGGCGCTCGCCCAGTTGGTGAAGGGAT
This genomic stretch from Thauera sp. GDN1 harbors:
- a CDS encoding alpha/beta hydrolase, which gives rise to MSAPRPEILFVHGLWMHGCVFALHRRRLREMGRCSHAYSYPSLRGSLAGAADGLADMITRLDRPLHLVGHSLGGCVVLDMLARHRPEGIRRVVLLGSPALGSYPAQRILRVPVLRHALGRVLPQWLARVRPVVPPDHEIGVVAGRLPIGLGRIVPGVPRPNDGMVTVAETRWPGARDHIVLPVTHLQLLWSRACLLQAVHFLDTGAFDHGVPRR